From Mya arenaria isolate MELC-2E11 chromosome 1, ASM2691426v1, a single genomic window includes:
- the LOC128238610 gene encoding transmembrane protein 198-like: protein MESSDLPNLDLKGSSQESDVTSATYNVLVGNVTVMTESQTLNGSVRQCDVINTDYDITAAIICALCFLFGILYTFFGYRCFRVVMFLTGFLFGSILVYEVCQEESTFSPLVSAGISLGAGALCGLLCMLVQYVGLFLTGFNFGNCIAISGFIVLEQFVHLRTLWIPIGVTVGIGIVCAFSTLKFQKSGTILGTSVFGGILMISCIDYFIEHFILIEYIKDRFKARDSLPLCWYSWVILGCWPFCFLVGAIAQWKITGQGYDHKEATPTRRCREYCIKRTPRPREKPKEAPHQSRYRHLYQARRVKGDVISQNYIQTMQTKLSPSLHRMTPVPTEPGLGEPESTNTTLTQIPEV, encoded by the exons atggaaaGTTCAGACTTACCCAATCTGGATTTGAAGGGGTCTTCTCAAGAATCTGATGTGACATCAGCAACGTATAACGTGCTGGTTGGCAACGTGACAGTGATGACAGAATCCCAGACGTTAAATGGCAGCGTTAGACAGTGTGACGTTATTAATACTGACTACGATATTACGGCTGCAATTATATGTGCTCTATGCTTCTTGTTCGGAATTCTTTACACATTCTTTG GATATCGCTGTTTCCGGGTTGTGATGTTCCTCACTGGGTTTCTGTTCGGGTCCATTCTAGTCTACGAGGTATGCCAGGAGGAGTCAACCTTCAGCCCTCTTGTTAGTGCTGGAATCTCACTCGGCGCTGGGGCTCTGTGTGGGCTGTTGTGTATGCTAGTGCAATATGTGGGCCTATTTCTCACGGGCTTCAACTTTGGAAACTGCATTGCCATCAGTGGTTTCATAGTTCTAGAACAGTTTGTTCATCTGCGTACGTTATGGATTCCTATCGGAGTAACAGTTGGTATAGGAATCGTGTGCGCATTTTCTACTCTAAAATTCCAGAAGTCAGGAACTATATTGGGAACAAGTGTATTTGGAGGAATTTTAATGATCTCATGTATTGACTATTTCATCGAGCATTTTATCTTGATAGAGTATATAAAGGACCGGTTTAAGGCGCGGGATTCGCTTCCTCTGTGCTGGTACTCGTGGGTGATTCTCGGATGTTGGCCATTCTGTTTCCTGGTCGGTGCAATCGCTCAGTGGAAAATAACGGGACAGGGATATGACCATAAAGAAG CTACCCCAACTCGCAGATGCCGTGAGTACTGTATAAAGCGTACACCGCGGCCCCGGGAAAAGCCGAAGGAAGCCCCACATCAGTCACGTTATAGACATCTGTACCAAGCTCGTAGAGTGAAAGGAGACGTCATCTCACAG aacTATATCCAGACAATGCAAACAAAGCTGTCACCGTCGTTGCATCGTATGACACCAGTACCCACTGAGCCTGGGCTTGGAGAACCAGAGAGCACAAACACCACCCTCACACAGATTCCAGAAGTCTGA